The DNA sequence CTACTGATTTTATTCTAAAAATCCTTGTCTATATTTTCATGGTTTTGAAATCTCTTGGTAAATAAATGATAAAAAGACGAGTTTTAAGAAGCCGAAAAGAAAACGGAGATATCATAGCTCTTGGAAATCCATTTGAATATTGGAATCCAAAATTTAAGAATGATATTATTGATGAAATTGAAACCGGACTTTATAATTATTTTGTTGAATTAGATGACAACACAGAAATTGAAGTAAAAGTTATAATTGAGAATGAACAAAAATATTTATCTACAGATCCTGATCAAACAACTTTAAACTTTTTATTTAATTTGCCGGATTGTTAAACAAATAGTAAAATATAAAAAAGAATAAATAATTCATAATATTGTATATAACAAAAAATAAAATGAAGTTTTCTTGTAGAAATAATTTACTTTTTATATCTTAAGTTCAATTATAATTAGATATTATTTATGATACTTATCACATTTTAATATTTAACTATTAGTTATCTTGTTTTTAATGTTCATTTATTTTTTTAATTGATTAATTTAGCATCTTAAATAATGAAAGAATTTAGTCTTCTACATTTAATACAAAAAACAAAAAATGAAACTCTAACTCAAGCTGAGATAAATTTCTTAATCGAATATTCTTTAAAAATTGCCATTTCATTCCTAAAAAATAATTATAAATCAAAAATAAATCATAGTTTGTATTATCAAGATACAATTGAAGATCTTGCGATTGATTCAATTGTTCCTTTATTCATAAAGAATAATTCGGGAATACTTGGATTAAAAAGATCGCTTGAAAATTGGTCAACTCCAATTGATGATGGAATTAATGCCGAATTCTTTATATCTAAAATTGTATGGAAAAGAACAGATCAAACATTGACAAATTTATTAAAAGAAAAAGACCCGTTTTTCGAAAAAATACTTAAAACATTAAGTCTTTGCGTAGCTAAAAATGATTTGAAAAAATTAAGATATTTCGGAACGGTTTATATTGTTCAAGATAATCTAACTGAATTAAATAGTAACTTAATCAAATATGATTCATTTAAAAATATTCCATCTGAAATTTTTGGATATAAACAAATAGTTCTTTTTGATAAATTATTTGAATATATAAAAACAAAAACTGAATATACGCCGGCAATTCCGTTAAACCTACTTGTTAAGAGGATAAAAGAATTTCATATTGAAAAATCAAAAATAGAAGAAATAGAATTTTCAACCGACGATAATAGCTTTATATATGATGAAATAATTAATACCGGATTAAATTCGCTTCAAGAAAAAATTGATACTTTCTATATTCCTAACGGAAGATTGTCAAAGGATGATTCAGAATTATTGATGGCATCTTTTGAAGATATTACAAAAGATATGTTAAACGGCGGAATGAGCGGAAGTTTATTTGATTACTTAAAATTTAGAAAAAATACTCTCACCTCAGAACAATTTTATAATAATTATCATACAATTATGAATAATTTGTTAAAAAACCTAAAAAAGACTCTTACTGAATTTGTACAATAAATCTTACAATCCATCTGATATTCAATTTCTGAAATAATTAAAAGCTAATTTCCTTAGAATTTTCAATTATTAATCTAAATTCTCGCTAAAATTTTAACATTTCTTTTATCTTGACAAATTTATTATTTTCTATTTTTTTCTCTAAGTTATTATAAAATAATCAATTACAGAAAACAAACTGTTACAAACTTTATCTACGACTTTACTTTATATTAATTTTCTAAATTATTTATTTGCAATAAGTTATAATTTATATTATTTTACTTTTATTCAAATAATTTTTTGTTCTATATCTCTAAACATTATGCTGAAATATTCGAATATAAGCAGACACCTTGAGGAGGAAAAATGGGGAATATAGATTTTTTATTTCTTACAATATTAATTGTTTTATTTCTGATAGTAAATTTTGTTTACAAAAGATTTCCTAGAAGTAATGAAAAATTATTAAAATTATTAACAGACGATAAAATTTAATTTAATATTGGGAGAAAATTTGGAAAAATTAAATATTATTCAAAAAAATATTCTAATGGAAGAAAATGTAAAGGATTTTGTTGCTAATACTTTATTCATTGAAGATCAGCACATCCAAGATGAAAAAAAGAAAAAGAAGTTAACAATGATTGGATTAGTTTCCCTATACATTTTACTTATAACAGTCTCTTTAACATTGCTAAGTTAGTATTTTAGTTATTTAAAAATAAAAAGGTGATATTAAATCACCTTTTTACTAAAAATTATTTATTAACATATCATTTTTGCGGTTCTACTGTAGACTTTGATTTACTTTTTGCCTTTCCGTTCTGATTATGACCATTTCTTGCATAAATATAAGCATATTTATAATACGATCCGTAGCTATTTTGTAATTCAAAATTATTAAGTAATGCGCCTATGAATGAACTGCTAGCACCTGCTTTAAGCAAAGTAACCGCTTTGGTCATTAATTCAGAATCGGTACTATTGGCAGATACAACTAGAATAGTCTCATCA is a window from the Ignavibacteriota bacterium genome containing:
- a CDS encoding DUF3892 domain-containing protein, coding for MIKRRVLRSRKENGDIIALGNPFEYWNPKFKNDIIDEIETGLYNYFVELDDNTEIEVKVIIENEQKYLSTDPDQTTLNFLFNLPDC